In Lentibacillus amyloliquefaciens, one DNA window encodes the following:
- a CDS encoding ABC transporter permease, giving the protein MKEKFARWDALFLLYLKRDWKKIIIWILGLGLFSAAYVPYFEEIAKGQGLVGMYQTLQNPAMTAMVGPTPVETAGGYTLGAMYAHEMLLFCGLFAMIIAVLHVVSHTRKEEDLGLMELVRSFQIGRQANSLAAMMEIVFINVLLALFISGMMMSFGANTISVEGSLSFGASIGMAGIIGAGIALFMAQIMPDSSAAIGSALGIIGLLYIVRATTDVSNVDLSMFNPLGWTYLTYPFTENNWILLIFALIFSVIMVIIAFALEGNRDMGAGYLPEREGRESAKKSLLSVRGLFIKINKGVMVGWLIAFVIMGAAFGSIYGDMHTFLESNEMMKQMFSQSGVSIEESFTGTIMMVMIGLVSILPIVIVNKLFSEESRSHLSQLYATKVTRSQFYWTSIGLAIFSGVVGILLVAGGLGGTAISAMGDKSTMDIVDFLAAGYNFLPSVLFFTGLAALALGWAPKLGKVIYVYLGYSFLINYFGGILELPEWFSKTAIQSWIPRMPMENFDAPIFIIITVISIALMVIGYLGYSRRDMIEGA; this is encoded by the coding sequence ATGAAAGAAAAATTTGCCCGTTGGGATGCATTGTTCCTGCTCTACCTTAAACGTGATTGGAAAAAAATAATTATATGGATTTTAGGACTTGGCTTGTTTTCGGCTGCTTACGTTCCATATTTTGAAGAAATAGCAAAGGGTCAAGGTTTGGTGGGAATGTACCAAACGCTGCAAAATCCTGCGATGACCGCGATGGTAGGCCCTACACCGGTTGAAACAGCGGGAGGCTATACGTTAGGAGCCATGTATGCACACGAGATGTTACTATTCTGTGGTTTATTTGCCATGATTATCGCTGTTTTACACGTGGTAAGCCATACACGTAAAGAAGAGGATCTTGGTCTGATGGAACTTGTGCGCTCATTTCAAATTGGACGTCAAGCAAACTCGCTGGCCGCCATGATGGAAATTGTTTTCATTAACGTTTTATTAGCACTTTTTATTAGCGGAATGATGATGAGCTTTGGTGCTAATACGATTTCTGTTGAAGGTTCCTTATCATTTGGAGCTTCAATTGGAATGGCTGGTATAATCGGTGCCGGAATTGCGCTGTTTATGGCACAAATTATGCCTGATTCTTCGGCTGCAATAGGTTCAGCACTTGGAATTATAGGATTATTGTATATTGTTCGTGCCACAACAGATGTTTCCAATGTTGACTTATCCATGTTCAATCCTTTGGGGTGGACATATTTAACTTATCCTTTTACGGAAAATAACTGGATCCTACTTATTTTTGCCTTGATTTTCAGTGTTATCATGGTGATCATTGCTTTTGCCCTTGAAGGCAATCGCGATATGGGAGCCGGCTATCTTCCTGAAAGAGAAGGACGAGAAAGCGCCAAGAAATCCTTGTTGTCTGTCCGTGGTTTATTTATCAAGATTAATAAAGGCGTGATGGTAGGTTGGTTGATTGCTTTTGTTATTATGGGGGCGGCTTTTGGTTCGATTTATGGAGATATGCACACCTTCCTGGAAAGTAACGAAATGATGAAGCAAATGTTTTCGCAATCAGGCGTTTCCATTGAAGAATCATTCACTGGCACGATTATGATGGTTATGATTGGTTTGGTTTCGATCTTACCAATTGTCATCGTCAATAAACTGTTCTCAGAAGAAAGCCGATCACATTTAAGTCAGCTTTATGCTACAAAAGTGACCCGCAGCCAATTTTATTGGACCAGTATTGGTTTAGCAATCTTTTCAGGTGTAGTAGGAATTTTACTAGTCGCTGGTGGTCTTGGGGGTACTGCCATCTCAGCCATGGGGGATAAATCAACGATGGATATAGTTGATTTTCTTGCTGCTGGCTACAACTTCTTACCATCCGTACTATTCTTTACTGGTCTAGCGGCTTTAGCGCTTGGCTGGGCACCGAAACTGGGAAAAGTGATTTATGTTTACCTGGGCTATTCCTTTTTAATAAACTACTTTGGCGGTATCTTGGAGTTGCCAGAATGGTTTTCCAAAACAGCCATTCAAAGCTGGATTCCACGAATGCCAATGGAGAATTTTGATGCTCCAATTTTCATTATAATAACTGTGATTAGCATTGCATTGATGGTAATAGGTTACCTTGGTTATAGTAGACGGGATATGATTGAAGGTGCTTAA
- a CDS encoding ABC transporter ATP-binding protein — translation MTEIVTIKGLQKSFGKFQALSDVSFTVNAGEVVGFIGPNGAGKSTTIRILLGIMKRDAGNAEIFGKDVWEDSLAIHKRISYVPGDVTLWGNLTGGEIIDLFLKLHGGGDKQKRDYLIKRFELDPKKKAKGYSKGNRQKVGLIAALSADSDLYIFDEPTSGLDPLMEAIFQEEVEKIKDAGKSILLSSHILSEVERLADKVAIIRQGEIVESGSLDELRHLTRSAVTMATERDVAEMATVNGVFDFQQTGNQATFSADNKHLDAILMQASKLGVKKFESVPPTLEDLFMRHYEG, via the coding sequence CGTTAAGTGACGTTTCATTCACGGTAAATGCTGGAGAAGTGGTCGGTTTTATTGGTCCGAATGGGGCTGGTAAATCTACAACTATCCGTATTCTGCTGGGAATTATGAAACGGGATGCCGGTAATGCGGAAATATTCGGTAAGGATGTTTGGGAAGACAGCCTTGCCATTCACAAACGCATTTCGTATGTCCCGGGAGATGTCACACTGTGGGGAAACCTCACAGGTGGTGAAATTATTGATTTGTTCCTTAAATTGCATGGCGGAGGAGATAAGCAAAAACGAGACTATTTAATTAAACGCTTTGAATTGGACCCGAAGAAGAAGGCCAAAGGATATTCAAAAGGAAATCGGCAAAAGGTTGGTTTGATTGCAGCATTATCTGCTGATTCGGATTTATACATTTTTGATGAACCAACGTCTGGTCTTGATCCATTAATGGAGGCTATTTTCCAGGAAGAAGTTGAAAAAATTAAAGACGCCGGTAAATCTATTCTGCTGTCCTCTCATATCTTGAGTGAAGTGGAACGCTTGGCGGACAAGGTTGCCATCATTCGTCAAGGTGAGATTGTGGAATCCGGCAGCCTTGATGAATTACGTCATTTGACTCGTTCTGCCGTAACGATGGCAACAGAACGTGATGTGGCTGAAATGGCCACTGTAAATGGAGTCTTTGATTTCCAACAAACAGGTAATCAAGCGACATTCTCTGCGGATAATAAACACCTTGATGCTATTTTAATGCAGGCAAGCAAATTAGGGGTCAAGAAATTTGAATCAGTGCCGCCGACTCTTGAGGATTTGTTCATGCGTCATTATGAAGGATAA